The following are encoded in a window of Rhodomicrobium lacus genomic DNA:
- the fmt gene encoding methionyl-tRNA formyltransferase, whose product MVLRVVFMGTPDFSVPTLSEIVAAGHDVVGVYTQPPRPAGRGMEPKKSPVHAFAEEAGLHVLTPKSLKKPEAQAEFAALGADVAVVVAYGLILPKPVLAAPPLGCLNLHASLLPRWRGAAPIQRAIIAGDTETGVMVMKMEEGLDTGPIALADRISIGADATAGEIHDHLSLMGAPLMLTALDRLPRGELAFTPQSEEGVTYAAKISKDETRIDWSRPGPEVHDKIRGLSPYPGAWFEALLGGKCERVKVLRSVLVPGKGDPGQLLDGHLTVACGSQAVRLTRVQRAGKRAVGGDEFLRGFPLGKGTQFE is encoded by the coding sequence ATGGTTCTGCGCGTCGTGTTCATGGGGACACCGGACTTTTCCGTTCCCACCCTTAGCGAAATCGTCGCGGCCGGACATGATGTCGTCGGCGTTTATACGCAGCCGCCGAGACCCGCCGGGCGCGGCATGGAGCCGAAAAAATCGCCCGTCCATGCCTTCGCCGAAGAAGCGGGTTTGCATGTCCTCACGCCGAAATCGCTGAAAAAGCCCGAGGCGCAGGCCGAGTTCGCGGCGCTCGGCGCGGACGTGGCCGTGGTCGTCGCCTATGGGCTGATTCTGCCGAAGCCGGTGCTCGCCGCGCCGCCGCTTGGCTGTCTCAACCTGCACGCCTCTCTTTTGCCCCGATGGCGCGGCGCCGCGCCCATTCAGCGCGCGATCATCGCAGGCGACACCGAAACCGGCGTGATGGTGATGAAAATGGAGGAGGGCCTCGACACCGGCCCTATCGCGCTCGCGGACCGGATTTCCATCGGCGCCGACGCCACTGCGGGCGAAATCCACGATCACCTTTCGCTCATGGGCGCGCCGCTGATGCTGACGGCGCTCGACCGGCTTCCGCGCGGGGAACTCGCCTTCACGCCGCAATCCGAGGAAGGCGTGACGTACGCCGCCAAGATCTCGAAGGACGAAACGCGTATCGACTGGTCGCGTCCGGGGCCCGAAGTGCACGACAAGATCCGCGGACTGTCTCCATATCCCGGCGCCTGGTTCGAGGCGCTGCTTGGGGGCAAATGCGAGCGCGTCAAGGTGCTGCGCTCGGTGCTGGTGCCCGGCAAGGGCGATCCGGGTCAGCTTCTCGACGGGCATCTGACGGTCGCATGCGGCTCGCAGGCCGTGCGGCTCACAAGGGTGCAGCGCGCGGGCAAGCGTGCTGTAGGCGGCGACGAGTTCCTGCGCGGCTTCCCCCTCGGCAAGGGTACACAATTCGAGTAA
- a CDS encoding DUF1223 domain-containing protein, which yields MTRLASVGRLFLTGALAIMCAASATLAGSPNEKTSVVELFSSQGCSRCPPAHRILQQLSRRPGIVVLSFPVNYWDYLGWKDTLARPEYGERQRDYAALLTRGEVFTPLAVVNGMRNCVGSNLGEIDAAIKSTSATLASQSVSLSVRQEDGNLFVEVGESATPSRHRSGKLWIATVLRSRSEKIGAGDNAGQMVAYTNVVRRLTDAGDWLGAPTSYSLPVDALSKDGDMLVVFLQTGKLGPILAATLVDMGFNGN from the coding sequence TTGACGCGCTTAGCATCGGTTGGCCGCCTTTTTCTCACAGGCGCTCTCGCCATTATGTGCGCGGCAAGCGCGACGCTTGCCGGTTCACCAAACGAGAAGACATCCGTTGTGGAATTGTTCTCGAGTCAAGGCTGCTCCCGCTGCCCACCGGCGCACAGGATACTGCAACAGCTTTCGCGTCGGCCCGGCATCGTGGTGCTGAGTTTCCCGGTCAATTACTGGGACTATCTCGGCTGGAAAGACACGCTGGCACGCCCGGAATATGGCGAACGCCAGCGCGATTACGCAGCGCTTCTCACCAGGGGCGAGGTTTTCACGCCGCTGGCCGTCGTGAACGGCATGCGCAATTGCGTCGGCAGCAACCTCGGCGAGATCGACGCGGCAATCAAGTCCACATCGGCCACGCTCGCGAGCCAGTCTGTGTCTCTCTCCGTCCGCCAGGAAGATGGAAATCTCTTTGTCGAGGTCGGCGAAAGCGCCACTCCCTCGCGCCATCGCAGCGGCAAGCTCTGGATCGCAACCGTGCTCCGCTCGCGGTCTGAGAAAATCGGCGCGGGCGATAATGCCGGACAAATGGTTGCTTATACAAACGTCGTGCGCCGCTTGACGGATGCCGGAGACTGGCTGGGCGCGCCCACCTCCTATTCGCTGCCGGTAGACGCGCTGTCGAAAGACGGCGACATGCTCGTCGTGTTCTTGCAGACGGGAAAGCTCGGTCCCATACTTGCCGCAACATTGGTGGACATGGGCTTCAACGGAAACTGA
- the proS gene encoding proline--tRNA ligase, with product MSQHALSVTREQNFPEWYQAVVRDADLAETSPVRGCMIIKPWGYGIWERVQKGLDERIKETGHENCYFPIFIPMSFIAKEAEHVEGFAKEMAVVTHHRLKNIDGKLVPDPEAELQEPLIVRPTSETIIGDAFQRWVKSYRDLPILINQWANVVRWEMRTRMFLRTAEFLWQEGHTAHADKADAMAETLRMLEVYRSFAEDVLAMPVVAGEKPENERFPGADNTYSIEAMMQDGKALQAGTSHYLGTHFAQAQNIRFQNEAGELALCHTTSWGVSTRLIGGVIMTHGDDDGLRLPPAIAPKQIVIVPMLRDKPEDAAVVEFCTGLAAELNAKTAFGEPIRAHIDSRKIKSADKRWDWVRRGAPLILEIGPRDASGGNVTFTRRDRLRDGPKVKSHALPRAEFVAGVEALLREIQNALYTDAKKRLDANIRSDIKSFDELATYFGPAEEDEGGAFKGWVRVSWSRPTGPALEQIADKLKALKLTIRNTPLDGKTTDAACFFTGGAAVEDIIISRAY from the coding sequence ATGTCGCAGCACGCCCTTTCCGTAACGCGCGAACAGAATTTTCCCGAGTGGTATCAGGCCGTTGTCCGCGACGCGGATCTTGCGGAAACCTCACCGGTGCGCGGCTGCATGATCATCAAGCCGTGGGGTTATGGCATCTGGGAGCGGGTGCAGAAGGGGCTCGACGAGCGCATCAAGGAGACCGGGCACGAAAACTGCTATTTCCCGATCTTCATCCCGATGAGCTTCATCGCCAAGGAAGCGGAGCACGTCGAAGGCTTCGCGAAGGAAATGGCGGTCGTCACCCATCACCGCCTCAAGAACATAGACGGCAAGCTCGTACCCGATCCCGAAGCCGAGCTTCAGGAACCGCTGATCGTGCGCCCGACGTCGGAAACGATCATCGGCGACGCCTTCCAGCGCTGGGTCAAGAGCTACCGCGACCTGCCCATCCTCATCAACCAGTGGGCGAACGTGGTGCGCTGGGAAATGCGCACGCGCATGTTTCTGCGCACGGCGGAGTTTCTCTGGCAGGAGGGCCACACCGCGCATGCCGACAAGGCCGACGCCATGGCCGAGACGCTCCGCATGCTGGAAGTCTACCGCAGCTTCGCCGAGGATGTGCTGGCGATGCCGGTCGTAGCGGGCGAAAAGCCCGAGAACGAGCGCTTCCCCGGCGCTGACAACACCTATTCGATCGAAGCCATGATGCAGGACGGGAAGGCCCTTCAGGCCGGAACCTCGCATTACCTCGGAACGCACTTCGCGCAGGCGCAAAACATCCGCTTCCAGAACGAGGCGGGCGAACTCGCTCTCTGCCATACAACGAGCTGGGGCGTGTCCACGCGGCTCATCGGCGGCGTGATCATGACGCATGGCGACGACGACGGCTTGCGCCTTCCGCCCGCCATCGCGCCGAAACAGATCGTCATCGTGCCGATGCTGCGCGACAAGCCGGAAGACGCGGCCGTGGTCGAATTCTGTACGGGCCTCGCGGCGGAGCTTAACGCGAAGACGGCATTCGGTGAGCCGATCCGCGCGCATATCGACAGCCGCAAGATCAAATCGGCCGACAAGCGCTGGGACTGGGTGCGCCGCGGCGCGCCGCTCATCCTCGAAATCGGCCCGCGCGACGCGAGCGGCGGCAACGTCACGTTCACGCGCCGCGACCGCTTACGCGATGGCCCCAAGGTGAAATCGCATGCGCTGCCCCGCGCGGAGTTCGTCGCCGGGGTGGAGGCGCTGCTTCGCGAGATCCAGAACGCGCTATACACAGACGCGAAGAAGCGGCTCGACGCCAACATCCGCTCCGACATCAAGAGCTTCGACGAACTGGCCACGTATTTCGGCCCGGCCGAAGAGGATGAGGGCGGCGCGTTCAAGGGCTGGGTGCGCGTATCGTGGTCGCGTCCCACCGGCCCCGCGCTCGAACAGATCGCCGACAAGCTCAAGGCGCTGAAACTCACCATCCGCAACACGCCGCTCGACGGGAAAACTACGGACGCGGCTTGCTTCTTCACCGGCGGCGCGGCGGTCGAAGACATCATCATCTCTCGGGCTTATTGA
- a CDS encoding CBS domain-containing protein yields the protein MPMHRFLEWHASQFMTKDVESVPSSLTLRELGALFDHNDYNSFPVVDNDVLVGLVTKLDFLKAFIFDTSHLMPHYGEVMSKTVAEVMMKDIVHVEPETPLTKVLELMVKLRTRGFPVLDEGKLVGFISRTDLTHALTLATRDE from the coding sequence ATGCCGATGCATCGCTTTCTTGAGTGGCATGCCAGTCAGTTCATGACGAAGGACGTCGAATCCGTTCCTTCGTCGCTGACACTCCGCGAACTCGGCGCGCTGTTCGATCATAATGACTACAATTCATTTCCGGTCGTCGACAACGACGTGCTCGTCGGTCTCGTCACGAAGCTCGACTTCCTGAAGGCGTTCATTTTCGACACCAGCCACCTCATGCCGCATTATGGAGAGGTGATGTCCAAGACGGTGGCCGAAGTGATGATGAAGGACATCGTTCATGTCGAGCCGGAAACGCCACTGACGAAGGTGCTGGAACTCATGGTGAAGCTTCGCACACGCGGCTTCCCCGTGCTCGACGAGGGCAAGCTTGTCGGCTTCATCTCTCGCACCGACCTCACACACGCGCTGACGCTCGCAACCCGCGACGAGTAA
- a CDS encoding NAD(P)/FAD-dependent oxidoreductase, whose protein sequence is MVRTPHPYDLVIAGASFAGLVAAKTAAIRGLKVAVLEPKAAAGQHVSSTGILTKEAAQEIDLPYTLTRRVYGVRLYAPNLRHVDLFAPDSFFLTTDTGRVLGWLAQEAQRAGAQILWRTPFQGAERKDGVFVFKGVNISARHIIGADGAQSAVARAFGLGLNERFMLATEHEYDGLNADPRFLHCFLDSRLAPGHIAWVAPGPSLFHAGLAARPGRRPRLAAFLAKTAPIFGFEDASLVERRTGRIPCGGVVRPFATDGVTLIGDAAGMASPTTGGGVGFAFQYGRRAAQVVADHLLHLGPSPEVALARELPRFGLSHLTRLALNLAPPNALLSAALGTAPMRRFAQHVYFRERGGKGISFADFQARLNGLERPPFTANGVAPRNIP, encoded by the coding sequence ATGGTACGCACTCCCCATCCCTATGATCTCGTCATTGCCGGTGCAAGCTTCGCAGGCTTGGTAGCCGCCAAGACGGCGGCCATCCGCGGGCTGAAAGTGGCCGTGCTCGAACCGAAGGCAGCAGCCGGCCAGCATGTGTCTTCGACGGGCATCCTGACCAAGGAAGCGGCGCAGGAAATCGACCTCCCCTACACCCTGACGCGGCGCGTTTACGGCGTGCGGCTTTACGCTCCCAACCTCCGCCACGTCGACCTGTTCGCGCCGGACAGCTTCTTTTTGACAACGGATACCGGGCGCGTCCTCGGCTGGCTCGCGCAGGAAGCGCAGCGGGCCGGGGCGCAAATTCTCTGGCGCACCCCGTTTCAGGGCGCGGAGCGCAAGGACGGCGTATTCGTTTTCAAGGGCGTCAACATCTCCGCGCGGCACATCATCGGCGCGGATGGCGCGCAGTCGGCCGTGGCGCGAGCCTTCGGGCTTGGGCTGAACGAGCGCTTCATGCTCGCCACCGAGCACGAATATGACGGGTTGAACGCAGACCCGCGCTTTCTGCACTGCTTCCTCGATTCGAGGCTTGCGCCGGGGCATATCGCCTGGGTCGCGCCCGGCCCCTCGCTTTTTCATGCGGGGCTTGCCGCCCGACCGGGGCGCCGCCCGCGTCTGGCCGCCTTCCTCGCCAAGACCGCGCCGATCTTCGGTTTCGAGGATGCAAGTCTCGTGGAGCGGCGGACGGGGCGCATTCCGTGCGGCGGCGTGGTTCGTCCGTTCGCCACCGACGGCGTGACGCTGATCGGCGACGCGGCGGGGATGGCTTCGCCGACAACCGGCGGCGGCGTCGGCTTCGCCTTCCAGTACGGGCGGCGCGCGGCGCAAGTCGTGGCCGATCACCTCCTGCATCTCGGGCCATCGCCGGAGGTGGCGCTCGCGAGGGAACTGCCGCGTTTCGGCCTCAGTCACCTGACGCGGCTCGCGCTCAACCTCGCACCGCCGAACGCCCTCCTGTCGGCCGCGCTCGGCACCGCCCCCATGCGCAGGTTCGCGCAACACGTCTATTTCCGCGAACGCGGCGGCAAGGGCATCAGCTTCGCCGACTTCCAGGCAAGGCTGAACGGACTCGAAAGGCCGCCGTTTACCGCCAACGGCGTCGCTCCGCGAAATATCCCGTAG
- the ubiE gene encoding bifunctional demethylmenaquinone methyltransferase/2-methoxy-6-polyprenyl-1,4-benzoquinol methylase UbiE has protein sequence MTAYDHKIQNLGFQGFVNTVFDRVATRYDLMNDLMSGGVHRIWKDAAINWLAPSKSSASLLIDVAGGTGDITKRFLKAAGPGSRSIITDINHSMMDAGRDKHPDFAGKVSFVQANAESLPYRDNTSDFYTISFGIRNVDNKQNALNEAFRVLKPGGRFLCLEFSRVQVPLFDKVYEVYSDAVVPPLGRVVAGDAEPYRYLVDSIRAFPDQKKFAGMIEKAGFSRVQYRNLSGGIAAIHSGLKL, from the coding sequence ATGACTGCTTACGATCACAAAATCCAGAACCTTGGCTTTCAGGGGTTCGTCAATACCGTCTTTGACCGCGTCGCCACACGCTACGACCTGATGAACGATCTGATGTCGGGCGGCGTGCACCGCATCTGGAAGGATGCGGCGATCAACTGGCTCGCTCCGTCGAAGTCGAGCGCGTCGCTCTTGATCGACGTCGCGGGAGGCACCGGCGACATCACGAAGCGGTTCCTCAAGGCGGCCGGTCCCGGATCGCGTTCGATCATCACCGACATCAACCATTCGATGATGGACGCGGGCCGCGACAAGCATCCCGATTTTGCGGGCAAGGTGTCGTTCGTGCAGGCGAATGCCGAGAGCCTGCCCTATCGCGACAACACGTCCGACTTCTACACGATCTCCTTCGGCATTCGGAACGTGGACAACAAGCAGAACGCGCTGAACGAGGCTTTCCGCGTTCTGAAGCCGGGCGGGCGTTTCCTCTGCCTCGAATTTTCGCGCGTGCAGGTGCCCTTGTTCGACAAGGTCTACGAGGTCTATTCCGATGCCGTGGTGCCGCCGCTCGGCCGCGTGGTGGCGGGCGACGCCGAGCCCTATCGCTACCTCGTGGACAGCATCCGCGCCTTCCCGGACCAGAAGAAGTTCGCCGGCATGATCGAAAAGGCGGGCTTCAGCCGCGTGCAATATCGCAACCTGTCGGGCGGCATCGCGGCCATTCATTCCGGCCT
- a CDS encoding EVE domain-containing protein gives MAYWLFKTEPGTFSWDDQLKAGAKGEEWSGVRNALAQKHMRAMKKDDLGFFYHSVHEKRIVGVVRVLNEIHPDSTDPTGRWNCVDVVAVAPIPQPVTLAEIKSEPQLSDMALVKYSRLSVQPVKPEEWEIVCRMGGYKPAR, from the coding sequence ATGGCTTACTGGCTTTTCAAGACGGAACCGGGGACATTTTCCTGGGACGATCAACTCAAGGCCGGAGCCAAGGGCGAGGAGTGGAGCGGCGTCCGCAACGCCCTCGCGCAGAAACACATGCGGGCGATGAAAAAGGACGACCTCGGCTTCTTCTATCATTCCGTGCATGAAAAGCGCATTGTCGGCGTGGTCCGCGTCCTGAACGAAATTCACCCGGATTCGACAGATCCGACCGGACGGTGGAATTGCGTGGACGTCGTTGCGGTCGCGCCTATTCCCCAGCCCGTCACGCTTGCCGAAATCAAGAGCGAACCGCAGCTCTCCGATATGGCGCTGGTGAAATACTCTCGGCTGTCCGTTCAGCCCGTCAAGCCCGAAGAATGGGAGATCGTCTGCCGCATGGGGGGCTACAAGCCTGCGCGATGA
- a CDS encoding (Fe-S)-binding protein, whose product MKTYLDWSAYDTYGIGDAYSGIPATGGNYAKAVAVCMHSRDCRKKGKGLMCPSFRVTDDPAHSPEARVAAFKAALNGQYGAEPFTDARLAEAMDLCVSCKGCKKECPSAVDMTLIKTEYLAQRNAAQGVPRRTWLFANLPRWTTYHRGLLRAAIGFRNRSKLAAKLAERLFGIAAKAPLPMPARRQYEHQVPETPAPRGDVYLFADCFATHFEPEIAAAATQVLTACGYRVRVLSPAPGDPERDRALCCGRTYLTHGLVDEARREGARVLAALRPAIETKTPVIGIEPSCLLSLRDELYCLGLGAEVGAAGKQLFLFEEFLSREIQRNGLVLPLKDGASQKVLVHGHCHQKAFGTMKALRKTLGAIPGLEAEIVESSCCGMAGSFGLEAEHREVSQSMAEASLLPAMRAAAADTRLVANGFSCRHQIANGTGRKPDHIALVLRDALDETGAPPYRRA is encoded by the coding sequence ATGAAAACCTACCTCGACTGGTCGGCCTACGACACCTATGGCATCGGCGACGCCTACTCGGGCATTCCCGCCACCGGCGGCAATTATGCAAAAGCCGTGGCGGTCTGCATGCACAGCCGCGACTGCCGCAAGAAAGGCAAGGGCCTCATGTGCCCGAGCTTCCGCGTCACAGACGACCCGGCGCATTCGCCGGAGGCCCGCGTCGCCGCCTTCAAGGCCGCGCTCAACGGGCAGTATGGCGCCGAGCCGTTCACGGACGCGCGGCTCGCCGAGGCGATGGACCTGTGCGTGTCCTGCAAGGGCTGCAAGAAGGAATGCCCGAGCGCGGTCGACATGACGCTCATCAAGACGGAATATCTTGCGCAGCGCAACGCCGCGCAGGGCGTGCCGCGGCGTACGTGGCTTTTCGCGAACCTGCCGCGCTGGACGACCTATCACCGCGGGCTCCTGCGCGCCGCCATCGGCTTTCGCAACCGCTCGAAGCTGGCGGCAAAGCTCGCCGAGCGCCTGTTCGGGATCGCCGCAAAGGCGCCGCTGCCGATGCCCGCACGGCGGCAATACGAGCATCAAGTCCCGGAAACGCCCGCGCCGCGCGGCGATGTCTATCTGTTCGCCGATTGCTTCGCGACGCATTTCGAGCCGGAAATCGCGGCGGCGGCGACGCAAGTGCTGACCGCGTGCGGCTATCGCGTGCGCGTGCTTTCGCCCGCACCCGGCGATCCGGAAAGAGACCGCGCGCTCTGCTGCGGCCGTACCTACCTCACCCACGGGCTCGTAGACGAAGCGCGCCGCGAAGGCGCCCGCGTGCTCGCCGCGCTGCGCCCCGCCATCGAGACGAAAACGCCCGTGATCGGCATCGAACCGTCGTGCCTTCTGTCGCTGCGCGACGAGCTTTATTGCCTCGGCCTCGGCGCGGAAGTGGGCGCGGCAGGCAAGCAGCTCTTTCTGTTCGAGGAATTCCTGTCGCGCGAGATTCAGCGCAACGGCCTCGTGCTGCCGCTGAAGGACGGCGCATCGCAAAAGGTGCTGGTGCACGGGCACTGCCATCAGAAAGCGTTCGGCACGATGAAGGCGCTCAGGAAAACGCTCGGCGCAATTCCGGGACTGGAAGCCGAAATCGTGGAATCGAGCTGTTGCGGCATGGCAGGCAGCTTCGGCCTCGAAGCCGAGCATCGCGAGGTTTCCCAATCCATGGCCGAGGCGTCGCTTTTGCCCGCGATGCGCGCGGCCGCCGCCGACACGCGGCTCGTCGCAAACGGCTTCTCGTGCCGCCACCAGATCGCGAACGGCACCGGCCGCAAGCCAGACCACATCGCGCTGGTTCTGCGGGACGCGCTCGACGAGACCGGAGCGCCTCCATACCGGAGAGCGTGA